A genomic region of Metopolophium dirhodum isolate CAU chromosome 1, ASM1992520v1, whole genome shotgun sequence contains the following coding sequences:
- the LOC132934275 gene encoding protein argonaute-2-like — protein MGVPQSHAPVLQLQLVDLPVFNHPRRPNLGLEGRPIGLRANHFRVSMQRRYIQHYEVYIKPENCPKRVNREIIEIMVQAYSKLFGNLRPAFDGRKNLYTRDPLPIGRNQVELEVTLPGLGKDRVFHVYIKWLAQISLFDLEEALRGCRRPIPYDAILALDVVMRHLPSLSYTPVGRSFFSSPEGYYHPLGGGREVWFGFHQSLRPSKWKMMLNFDVSASAFYKSQHVLEFMCEVLDIRDISEQQKPLTDSQRVKFSREIIGLKIEITHWGEMRRKYKVRNVTKKSAQMQTFPLQMKNHHVECTVAKYFLDKHNMKLRYPHLPCLRVREEHNHTYFPLEVCNIVKSQRCARKLTEMQTSTMIKQTVRSAPEREQDINSLVRKADFKNDPYVKEFGLTISNSMIELRGRVLPSPKLQYGCRTLHNQKRLNVQQTKQQTLPNHGVWDMRDKQFFVGVEIRNWAIACFAPQKTVREESIKHFTKQLQRISNDAGMPIVGNPCFCKYATGLDQVGPIFNYLITTFTGLQLIIVILPGKTPVYAEVKRVGDTILGMATQCIQAKNVDKPSVQALSNLCLKINVKLGGTNNILVPSVRPKVFNEPLIILGADVTHLFSNDNKRSSIAALVGSMDAHPSRYAAMVRLQKHSQEIIQELSSMVRELLIMFYKSTGGYKPHRIILYRDGVSEGQLSNVFHHELLAIREACIKLEGDYKPGITFITIQKRHHTRFFCTDKKEQFGKSGNIPAGTTVDIGITHPTEFDFYLCSHQGIQGTSRPSHYHVLWDDNNFESDELQRLTYQLCHTYVRCTRSVSIPAPAFYAHLVATRAKYHMVEEEHDSGEGSQNSGCSEDQTVDAMARAITVHPNANKVMYFA, from the exons ATGGGCGTTCCTCAATCTCATGCTCCTGTATTGCAACTACAACTTGTTGATTTACCAG tattcaATCATCCACGCCGGCCAAATTTAGGACTAGAAGGCCGGCCAATTGGGCTTCGTGCTAATCATTTTCGAGTATCAATGCAACGTCGTTATATACAACATTATGAGGTCTATATTAAACCAGAAAATTGTCCTAAAAGAGTCAATcgtgaaattattgaaattatggTCCAAGCGTACAGTAAACTTTTTGGTAATCTTCGTCCTGCATTTGATGGTCGCAAAAATTTATATACAAGAGATCCATTGCCTATTGGAAGGAACCAAGTGGAATTAGAA gTTACATTGCCCGGTCTAGGTAAAGATAGAGTATtccatgtttatattaaatggttAGCTCAAATATCATTATTTGATTTGGAAGAAGCATTACGAGGCTGCAGAAGACCAATACCATATGATGCTATTTTG gcCTTAGATGTTGTCATGCGACATCTTCCATCATTGTCTTACACACCAGTTGGCCGGTCATTTTTTTCTTCACCTGAAGGATATTATCATCCATTAGGTGGCGGTAGAGAAGTTTGGTTTGGTTTTCACCAGTCATTGCGGCCATCTAAATGGAAAATGATGCTTAATTTCgatg tgtcAGCATCAGCTTTTTACAAATCACAACACGTGCTTGAATTCATGTGTGAAGTGTTGGATATTAGAGATATTAGTGAACAACAAAAACCATTAACAGATTCACAAagagttaaattttcaagagAAATTATAGGTCTTAAAATAGAGATTACACATTGGGGAGAAATGCGAAGGAAATATAAAGTTCGTAATGTTACAAAAAAATCAGCTCAAATGCAAAC TTTTCCACTGCAAATGAAAAATCATCATGTAGAATGTACAGTAGCTAAATATTTCTTAGACAAACACAATATGAAACTACGTTATCCACATTTACCATGTCTTCGAGTTAGAGAGGAACATAACCATACATATTTTCCTTTGGAG gtcTGTAACATAGTTAAAAGTCAACGGTGTGCTAGAAAATTAACTGAAATGCAAACATCAACTATGATTAAGCAAACTGTAAGAAGTGCTCCTGAACGTGAACAAGATATCAATTCCTTAGTTCGTAAAGCTGATTTTAAGAATGATCCATATGTAAAAGAATTTGGCCTTACTATATCAAACAGCATGATAGAATTGCGTGGTCGTGTTTTACCATCACCAAAATTACAATATGGTTGTCGAACTCTACATAAtcag aaaagatTAAATGTCCAACAAACTAAACAACAAACATTACCGAATCATGGAGTTTGGGATATGAGAGACAAACAGTTCTTTGTAGGTGTTGAAATTAGAAATTGGGCAATAGCTTGTTTTGCACCACAGAAAACTGTGCGTGAAGAAAGTATAAA acattttacaaAACAACTTCAAAGGATAAGCAATGATGCTGGCATGCCAATAGTTGGTAATCCATGTTTTT gTAAATATGCCACAGGGCTTGATCAAGTAGGAcctatattcaattatttaataacaacattCACTGGATTACaacttataattgttattttaccaGGGAAAACTCCAGTATATG cTGAAGTCAAAAGAGTTGGAGACACTATTCTTGGAATGGCTACACAATGTATTCAagcaaaaaatgttgataaaccATCAGTTCAAGCATTATCCAATTTATGTTTAAAGATCAATGTGAAATTGGGTGGTACCAATAACATTCTTGTACCAAGCGTCAGACCTAAA GTGTTCAATGAACCATTGATTATTTTGGGTGCAGATGTAACTCACCtattttcaaatgataataaaagaTCATCGATTGCAGCATTAGTAGGATCTATGGATGCACATCCCAGTCGTTATGCTGCTATGGTACGTCTCCAAAAACACAGTCAAGAAATCATTCAAGAACTTAGTTCTATGGTCAG GGAACTCCTCATCATGTTTTACAAGAGTACTGGAGGTTATAAACCtcatagaattatattataccgtgaTGGAGTATCCGAAGGACAGCTTTCTAAT GTCTTCCACCATGAACTTTTGGCGATTCGAGAGGCATGTATTAAGTTGGAAGGTGATTACAAACCAGGAATCACTTTTATTACTATTCAAAAACGTCATCACACCAG atTTTTCTGTACTGATAAAAAGGAACAATTTGGAAAATCTGGAAATATTCCAGCTGGTACTACAGTTGATATTGGAATAACACATCCTACAGAATTTGATTTTTACTTATGTAGTCATCAAGGAATTCAG GGAACTAGTCGGCCAAGTCATTATCATGTTCTATGGGATGATAACAATTTTGAGTCAGATGAATTGCAACGCTTAACATACCAATTGTGTCACACTTATGTCAGATGTACACGTTCTGTATCTATACCTGCACCGGCCTTTTATGCTCACTTGGTTGCAACTAGAGCTAAATATCACATGGTCGAAGAAGAACATGATAG tGGTGAAGGATCACAAAATTCTGGCTGTAGTGAAGATCAAACAGTAGACGCAATGGCGCGAGCTATTACAGTACATCCCAATGCAAATAAAGTTATGTACTTtgcttaa